Proteins encoded together in one Methanorbis furvi window:
- a CDS encoding formate--tetrahydrofolate ligase, whose translation MLSDIEIAQKADMHKITEIAAKLGIQPDELEPYGQYKAKISDTVEKRLAGKPNGKLILVTAINPTPAGEGKTTTTVGLGQAMAKIGKNAAIALREPSLGPVFGVKGGAAGGGYSQVIPMEDINLHFTGDIHAITAANNLLCAMIDNHIQQGNVLDIDTRKIIFKRCLDMNDRALRNLVVGMGGPTNGVPREDHFMITVASEVMAILCLATDIIDLKTRLGRIIIGYSRSGKILYASDLEAQGAMAALLKDALKPNLVQTLENTPCFIHGGPFANIAHGCNSVRATRLALKMADYVITEAGFGSDLGAEKFMDIKCRYAGLTPNAIVLVATIRALKYNGGIPKEKCGEPNVAAMKAGMVNLEAHVDNLKKFGVPVVVAINRFAADSDEEIAALNEFCTKKGVDFALSEVFALGGAGGVDLAAKVVAACEKPNSFRFFYDLDKPVKEKIEAVATGIYGAAKVAYSASADTTIKEIEAMGSGKLPICIAKTQYSLSDDPNKLGRPTGFTVNAANVRLLNGAGFIVVETGEIMTMPGLPAKPSACMIDIDANGNISGLF comes from the coding sequence ATGCTGTCTGACATCGAAATTGCACAAAAAGCCGACATGCACAAAATTACGGAAATTGCCGCAAAACTTGGCATCCAGCCCGACGAACTGGAACCCTACGGCCAGTACAAAGCCAAAATCTCCGACACCGTTGAAAAACGCCTTGCCGGCAAACCAAACGGCAAACTCATTCTCGTAACCGCCATCAACCCGACCCCGGCAGGCGAAGGAAAAACCACCACAACTGTCGGCCTCGGCCAGGCCATGGCAAAGATCGGCAAAAATGCAGCCATCGCCCTTCGTGAACCCTCTCTCGGACCGGTCTTCGGCGTCAAAGGCGGCGCTGCGGGCGGAGGCTACTCGCAGGTAATCCCCATGGAGGATATCAACCTCCACTTCACCGGCGACATTCATGCAATCACCGCCGCAAACAATCTGCTCTGCGCAATGATCGACAACCACATCCAGCAGGGAAACGTTCTCGACATCGACACTCGCAAAATCATCTTCAAACGCTGCCTTGACATGAACGACAGAGCGCTTCGCAACCTCGTCGTCGGCATGGGCGGGCCGACCAACGGCGTCCCAAGAGAAGATCACTTCATGATAACCGTCGCGTCCGAGGTCATGGCAATTCTCTGCCTTGCAACTGATATCATCGACCTCAAGACACGGCTCGGCAGAATCATCATCGGTTACAGCCGCAGCGGAAAAATTCTCTACGCAAGCGACCTCGAAGCCCAGGGAGCAATGGCCGCCCTCCTCAAAGACGCGCTCAAACCAAACCTTGTTCAGACACTGGAAAACACCCCCTGTTTCATCCACGGCGGACCGTTCGCAAACATTGCTCACGGCTGCAACTCGGTCCGTGCCACACGCCTTGCCCTCAAGATGGCTGACTACGTCATCACGGAAGCAGGCTTCGGCTCTGACCTTGGCGCAGAAAAGTTCATGGACATCAAATGCCGGTACGCCGGCCTCACTCCAAATGCCATCGTTCTCGTGGCAACGATTCGTGCCCTCAAATACAATGGCGGAATCCCGAAGGAAAAATGTGGCGAGCCAAACGTTGCTGCCATGAAGGCAGGAATGGTCAACCTCGAAGCCCATGTGGATAACCTCAAAAAGTTCGGCGTTCCTGTTGTTGTTGCGATCAACCGTTTTGCCGCTGACAGCGATGAGGAGATTGCCGCCCTCAATGAGTTCTGCACCAAAAAAGGCGTTGACTTCGCCCTCTCAGAAGTCTTCGCCCTCGGCGGAGCTGGCGGAGTTGATCTTGCTGCCAAAGTTGTTGCGGCCTGTGAGAAACCCAACAGCTTCCGGTTCTTCTATGATCTTGACAAGCCGGTCAAAGAAAAAATCGAAGCAGTTGCTACCGGTATCTACGGTGCTGCCAAAGTTGCTTACTCAGCATCAGCAGACACCACCATCAAAGAGATCGAAGCAATGGGTTCCGGCAAACTTCCCATCTGCATCGCAAAAACCCAGTACTCACTTTCGGATGATCCGAACAAACTCGGCCGCCCGACCGGTTTCACGGTGAATGCTGCAAATGTCAGGCTCTTAAACGGCGCAGGATTTATTGTTGTTGAGACAGGCGAGATCATGACCATGCCCGGCCTTCCGGCAAAACCCTCTGCATGCATGATCGACATCGATGCAAACGGCAACATCTCCGGTCTCTTCTGA